The following are from one region of the Gambusia affinis linkage group LG02, SWU_Gaff_1.0, whole genome shotgun sequence genome:
- the vrk3 gene encoding inactive serine/threonine-protein kinase VRK3 isoform X3, which translates to MPFHFCPQCGTKLQPDFRFCPSCGEKLPSSPDEAGLKISAVSLKEETKTAVTNTSPPSTFTSQGRKTPSPLSPRSSLRRTHKSLEQETPAKSNEPSSSPVKKDKTKAGQGVGSQTSDPKKQIDTVKAKPEAKPISEAGSPSAVKSPRQVRGKGKLSSPVKNEAAAGRIVSDETATEESKMERSVSFKFLSKTVTGGWSKSKKAKHASSPEPLPEGEQLTDQSGKTWKLIKLIDQNMTELLYEAAQPSSEKADHILKLGAKDGKIFNEQNFLQRAAKSASVEKWIKQNKLDFLGIPPCVGFGLHADLYRFLVFPDMGCSLQSILEEENELLSEMAVLQLACRILDVLEFIHSKEYVHADVNAENIYVKPGQKSQVYLGGYCHAFRYRPGGQHVEYRESSRMPHEGAMEFISLDIHKGAAPSRRSDLQSLGYCMLLWHTGTLPWSELHHPKLVTAEKQRYMKDVRALLRDCFGKREVSGAFQSFLTAVMSLQYTEEPNYSMLKTGLSAALQQLGGSVEQPLNLPI; encoded by the exons ATGCCTTTCCATTTTTGCCCACAGTGTGGGACGAAGCTACAGCCTGATTTCCGATTCTGCCCGTCATGTGGAGAGAAACTTCCCAGCTCTCCTGATGAAGCTGGACTCAAGATTTCAGCTGTTTCtttaaaggaagaaacaaaaacagctgtaACTAACACAAGCCCTCCTTCAACTTTCACCT CCCAGGGCCGTAAAACTCCATCTCCACTTTCACCTCGATCTTCTCTGAGAAGGACCCATAAAAGCCTGGAGCAGGAAACTCCTGCCAAATCCAACGAGCCTTCATCATCTCCAGTCAAAAAGGACAAGACTAAAG CAGGTCAGGGTGTCGGGAGTCAAACCTCTGATCCAAAGAAGCAAATCGACACAGTCAAAGCTAAACCAGAGGCAAAACCCATCTCAGAGGCCGGATCCCCTTCTGCTGTGAAATCTCCTCGACAGG TCAGGGGAAAAGGGAAACTTTCAAGCCCCGTTAAAAATGAAGCAGCAGCGGGAAGGATCGTATCGGATGAAACGGCAACAGAGGAATCAAAGATGGAGCGCTCCGTTTCCTTCAAGTTTCTATCGAAGA CAGTAACAGGAGGGTGGAGCAAATCGAAGAAGGCGAAGCACGCGTCCTCGCCGGAGCCGCTGCCGGAAGGCGAGCAGCTGACAGATCAGTCGGGCAAGACGTGGAAACTGATCAAGCTGATTGATCAGAACATGACAGAACTCCTGTACGAAG CGGCTCAACCCAGTTCAGAAAAAGCCGATCACATCCTCAAACTG ggagctaaagatgggaAAATCTTCAATGAGCAGAACTTCCTGCAAAGAGCTGCTAAATCTGCATCAG TGGAGAAGTGGATCAAGCAGAACAAACTGGATTTTCTGGGCATCCCCCCCTGTGTTGGTTTTGGTCTTCATGCAGACCTATATAG GTTTCTGGTTTTCCCCGACATGGGCTGCTCCCTCCAATCCATCTTAGAGGAAGAAAACGAGCTTCTCTCTGAGATGGCCGTTCTCCAGCTTGCCTGTAGGATA CTTGATGTGCTGGAGTTCATCCATTCAAAAGAGTACGTTCATGCTGACGTCAACGCAGAGAACATCTACGTCAAACCTGGGCAGAAATCACAG gTGTACCTGGGAGGATACTGCCATGCCTTCAGGTACCGTCCAGGAGGCCAGCATGTGGAATATCGCGAGTCCAGCAGAATGCCACATGAGGGCGCCATGGAGTTCATCAGCCTGGACATACACAAAggagcag CCCCGTCTCGTCGCAGTGACCTGCAGTCTCTGGGTTACTGCATGTTGCTGTGGCACACGGGAACGCTGCCGTGGTCTGAACTCCACCATCCGAAGCTGGTGACCGCCGAGAAACAGag gTATATGAAAGACGTGAGAGCCTTGCTGAGAGACTGCTTTGGGAAGAGGGAAGTTTCAG GTGCATTTCAGAGCTTCCTGACAGCAGTGATGTCTCTGCAGTACACGGAGGAACCAAACTACTCCATGCTGAAGACTGGACTCAGTGCTGCCCTGCAGCAGCTGGGAGGGTCGGTGGAGCAGCCTCTCAATTTACCCATAT AA
- the vrk3 gene encoding inactive serine/threonine-protein kinase VRK3 isoform X1: MFVNLAEVTRMPFHFCPQCGTKLQPDFRFCPSCGEKLPSSPDEAGLKISAVSLKEETKTAVTNTSPPSTFTSQGRKTPSPLSPRSSLRRTHKSLEQETPAKSNEPSSSPVKKDKTKAGQGVGSQTSDPKKQIDTVKAKPEAKPISEAGSPSAVKSPRQVRGKGKLSSPVKNEAAAGRIVSDETATEESKMERSVSFKFLSKTVTGGWSKSKKAKHASSPEPLPEGEQLTDQSGKTWKLIKLIDQNMTELLYEAAQPSSEKADHILKLGAKDGKIFNEQNFLQRAAKSASVEKWIKQNKLDFLGIPPCVGFGLHADLYRFLVFPDMGCSLQSILEEENELLSEMAVLQLACRILDVLEFIHSKEYVHADVNAENIYVKPGQKSQVYLGGYCHAFRYRPGGQHVEYRESSRMPHEGAMEFISLDIHKGAAPSRRSDLQSLGYCMLLWHTGTLPWSELHHPKLVTAEKQRYMKDVRALLRDCFGKREVSGAFQSFLTAVMSLQYTEEPNYSMLKTGLSAALQQLGGSVEQPLNLPI, from the exons ATGTTTGTTAACCTAGCTGAAGTTACAAG GATGCCTTTCCATTTTTGCCCACAGTGTGGGACGAAGCTACAGCCTGATTTCCGATTCTGCCCGTCATGTGGAGAGAAACTTCCCAGCTCTCCTGATGAAGCTGGACTCAAGATTTCAGCTGTTTCtttaaaggaagaaacaaaaacagctgtaACTAACACAAGCCCTCCTTCAACTTTCACCT CCCAGGGCCGTAAAACTCCATCTCCACTTTCACCTCGATCTTCTCTGAGAAGGACCCATAAAAGCCTGGAGCAGGAAACTCCTGCCAAATCCAACGAGCCTTCATCATCTCCAGTCAAAAAGGACAAGACTAAAG CAGGTCAGGGTGTCGGGAGTCAAACCTCTGATCCAAAGAAGCAAATCGACACAGTCAAAGCTAAACCAGAGGCAAAACCCATCTCAGAGGCCGGATCCCCTTCTGCTGTGAAATCTCCTCGACAGG TCAGGGGAAAAGGGAAACTTTCAAGCCCCGTTAAAAATGAAGCAGCAGCGGGAAGGATCGTATCGGATGAAACGGCAACAGAGGAATCAAAGATGGAGCGCTCCGTTTCCTTCAAGTTTCTATCGAAGA CAGTAACAGGAGGGTGGAGCAAATCGAAGAAGGCGAAGCACGCGTCCTCGCCGGAGCCGCTGCCGGAAGGCGAGCAGCTGACAGATCAGTCGGGCAAGACGTGGAAACTGATCAAGCTGATTGATCAGAACATGACAGAACTCCTGTACGAAG CGGCTCAACCCAGTTCAGAAAAAGCCGATCACATCCTCAAACTG ggagctaaagatgggaAAATCTTCAATGAGCAGAACTTCCTGCAAAGAGCTGCTAAATCTGCATCAG TGGAGAAGTGGATCAAGCAGAACAAACTGGATTTTCTGGGCATCCCCCCCTGTGTTGGTTTTGGTCTTCATGCAGACCTATATAG GTTTCTGGTTTTCCCCGACATGGGCTGCTCCCTCCAATCCATCTTAGAGGAAGAAAACGAGCTTCTCTCTGAGATGGCCGTTCTCCAGCTTGCCTGTAGGATA CTTGATGTGCTGGAGTTCATCCATTCAAAAGAGTACGTTCATGCTGACGTCAACGCAGAGAACATCTACGTCAAACCTGGGCAGAAATCACAG gTGTACCTGGGAGGATACTGCCATGCCTTCAGGTACCGTCCAGGAGGCCAGCATGTGGAATATCGCGAGTCCAGCAGAATGCCACATGAGGGCGCCATGGAGTTCATCAGCCTGGACATACACAAAggagcag CCCCGTCTCGTCGCAGTGACCTGCAGTCTCTGGGTTACTGCATGTTGCTGTGGCACACGGGAACGCTGCCGTGGTCTGAACTCCACCATCCGAAGCTGGTGACCGCCGAGAAACAGag gTATATGAAAGACGTGAGAGCCTTGCTGAGAGACTGCTTTGGGAAGAGGGAAGTTTCAG GTGCATTTCAGAGCTTCCTGACAGCAGTGATGTCTCTGCAGTACACGGAGGAACCAAACTACTCCATGCTGAAGACTGGACTCAGTGCTGCCCTGCAGCAGCTGGGAGGGTCGGTGGAGCAGCCTCTCAATTTACCCATAT AA
- the vrk3 gene encoding inactive serine/threonine-protein kinase VRK3 isoform X2 has protein sequence MFVNLAEVTRMPFHFCPQCGTKLQPDFRFCPSCGEKLPSSPDEAGLKISAVSLKEETKTAVTNTSPPSTFTSQGRKTPSPLSPRSSLRRTHKSLEQETPAKSNEPSSSPVKKDKTKGQGVGSQTSDPKKQIDTVKAKPEAKPISEAGSPSAVKSPRQVRGKGKLSSPVKNEAAAGRIVSDETATEESKMERSVSFKFLSKTVTGGWSKSKKAKHASSPEPLPEGEQLTDQSGKTWKLIKLIDQNMTELLYEAAQPSSEKADHILKLGAKDGKIFNEQNFLQRAAKSASVEKWIKQNKLDFLGIPPCVGFGLHADLYRFLVFPDMGCSLQSILEEENELLSEMAVLQLACRILDVLEFIHSKEYVHADVNAENIYVKPGQKSQVYLGGYCHAFRYRPGGQHVEYRESSRMPHEGAMEFISLDIHKGAAPSRRSDLQSLGYCMLLWHTGTLPWSELHHPKLVTAEKQRYMKDVRALLRDCFGKREVSGAFQSFLTAVMSLQYTEEPNYSMLKTGLSAALQQLGGSVEQPLNLPI, from the exons ATGTTTGTTAACCTAGCTGAAGTTACAAG GATGCCTTTCCATTTTTGCCCACAGTGTGGGACGAAGCTACAGCCTGATTTCCGATTCTGCCCGTCATGTGGAGAGAAACTTCCCAGCTCTCCTGATGAAGCTGGACTCAAGATTTCAGCTGTTTCtttaaaggaagaaacaaaaacagctgtaACTAACACAAGCCCTCCTTCAACTTTCACCT CCCAGGGCCGTAAAACTCCATCTCCACTTTCACCTCGATCTTCTCTGAGAAGGACCCATAAAAGCCTGGAGCAGGAAACTCCTGCCAAATCCAACGAGCCTTCATCATCTCCAGTCAAAAAGGACAAGACTAAAG GTCAGGGTGTCGGGAGTCAAACCTCTGATCCAAAGAAGCAAATCGACACAGTCAAAGCTAAACCAGAGGCAAAACCCATCTCAGAGGCCGGATCCCCTTCTGCTGTGAAATCTCCTCGACAGG TCAGGGGAAAAGGGAAACTTTCAAGCCCCGTTAAAAATGAAGCAGCAGCGGGAAGGATCGTATCGGATGAAACGGCAACAGAGGAATCAAAGATGGAGCGCTCCGTTTCCTTCAAGTTTCTATCGAAGA CAGTAACAGGAGGGTGGAGCAAATCGAAGAAGGCGAAGCACGCGTCCTCGCCGGAGCCGCTGCCGGAAGGCGAGCAGCTGACAGATCAGTCGGGCAAGACGTGGAAACTGATCAAGCTGATTGATCAGAACATGACAGAACTCCTGTACGAAG CGGCTCAACCCAGTTCAGAAAAAGCCGATCACATCCTCAAACTG ggagctaaagatgggaAAATCTTCAATGAGCAGAACTTCCTGCAAAGAGCTGCTAAATCTGCATCAG TGGAGAAGTGGATCAAGCAGAACAAACTGGATTTTCTGGGCATCCCCCCCTGTGTTGGTTTTGGTCTTCATGCAGACCTATATAG GTTTCTGGTTTTCCCCGACATGGGCTGCTCCCTCCAATCCATCTTAGAGGAAGAAAACGAGCTTCTCTCTGAGATGGCCGTTCTCCAGCTTGCCTGTAGGATA CTTGATGTGCTGGAGTTCATCCATTCAAAAGAGTACGTTCATGCTGACGTCAACGCAGAGAACATCTACGTCAAACCTGGGCAGAAATCACAG gTGTACCTGGGAGGATACTGCCATGCCTTCAGGTACCGTCCAGGAGGCCAGCATGTGGAATATCGCGAGTCCAGCAGAATGCCACATGAGGGCGCCATGGAGTTCATCAGCCTGGACATACACAAAggagcag CCCCGTCTCGTCGCAGTGACCTGCAGTCTCTGGGTTACTGCATGTTGCTGTGGCACACGGGAACGCTGCCGTGGTCTGAACTCCACCATCCGAAGCTGGTGACCGCCGAGAAACAGag gTATATGAAAGACGTGAGAGCCTTGCTGAGAGACTGCTTTGGGAAGAGGGAAGTTTCAG GTGCATTTCAGAGCTTCCTGACAGCAGTGATGTCTCTGCAGTACACGGAGGAACCAAACTACTCCATGCTGAAGACTGGACTCAGTGCTGCCCTGCAGCAGCTGGGAGGGTCGGTGGAGCAGCCTCTCAATTTACCCATAT AA
- the vrk3 gene encoding inactive serine/threonine-protein kinase VRK3 isoform X4, translating to MPFHFCPQCGTKLQPDFRFCPSCGEKLPSSPDEAGLKISAVSLKEETKTAVTNTSPPSTFTSQGRKTPSPLSPRSSLRRTHKSLEQETPAKSNEPSSSPVKKDKTKGQGVGSQTSDPKKQIDTVKAKPEAKPISEAGSPSAVKSPRQVRGKGKLSSPVKNEAAAGRIVSDETATEESKMERSVSFKFLSKTVTGGWSKSKKAKHASSPEPLPEGEQLTDQSGKTWKLIKLIDQNMTELLYEAAQPSSEKADHILKLGAKDGKIFNEQNFLQRAAKSASVEKWIKQNKLDFLGIPPCVGFGLHADLYRFLVFPDMGCSLQSILEEENELLSEMAVLQLACRILDVLEFIHSKEYVHADVNAENIYVKPGQKSQVYLGGYCHAFRYRPGGQHVEYRESSRMPHEGAMEFISLDIHKGAAPSRRSDLQSLGYCMLLWHTGTLPWSELHHPKLVTAEKQRYMKDVRALLRDCFGKREVSGAFQSFLTAVMSLQYTEEPNYSMLKTGLSAALQQLGGSVEQPLNLPI from the exons ATGCCTTTCCATTTTTGCCCACAGTGTGGGACGAAGCTACAGCCTGATTTCCGATTCTGCCCGTCATGTGGAGAGAAACTTCCCAGCTCTCCTGATGAAGCTGGACTCAAGATTTCAGCTGTTTCtttaaaggaagaaacaaaaacagctgtaACTAACACAAGCCCTCCTTCAACTTTCACCT CCCAGGGCCGTAAAACTCCATCTCCACTTTCACCTCGATCTTCTCTGAGAAGGACCCATAAAAGCCTGGAGCAGGAAACTCCTGCCAAATCCAACGAGCCTTCATCATCTCCAGTCAAAAAGGACAAGACTAAAG GTCAGGGTGTCGGGAGTCAAACCTCTGATCCAAAGAAGCAAATCGACACAGTCAAAGCTAAACCAGAGGCAAAACCCATCTCAGAGGCCGGATCCCCTTCTGCTGTGAAATCTCCTCGACAGG TCAGGGGAAAAGGGAAACTTTCAAGCCCCGTTAAAAATGAAGCAGCAGCGGGAAGGATCGTATCGGATGAAACGGCAACAGAGGAATCAAAGATGGAGCGCTCCGTTTCCTTCAAGTTTCTATCGAAGA CAGTAACAGGAGGGTGGAGCAAATCGAAGAAGGCGAAGCACGCGTCCTCGCCGGAGCCGCTGCCGGAAGGCGAGCAGCTGACAGATCAGTCGGGCAAGACGTGGAAACTGATCAAGCTGATTGATCAGAACATGACAGAACTCCTGTACGAAG CGGCTCAACCCAGTTCAGAAAAAGCCGATCACATCCTCAAACTG ggagctaaagatgggaAAATCTTCAATGAGCAGAACTTCCTGCAAAGAGCTGCTAAATCTGCATCAG TGGAGAAGTGGATCAAGCAGAACAAACTGGATTTTCTGGGCATCCCCCCCTGTGTTGGTTTTGGTCTTCATGCAGACCTATATAG GTTTCTGGTTTTCCCCGACATGGGCTGCTCCCTCCAATCCATCTTAGAGGAAGAAAACGAGCTTCTCTCTGAGATGGCCGTTCTCCAGCTTGCCTGTAGGATA CTTGATGTGCTGGAGTTCATCCATTCAAAAGAGTACGTTCATGCTGACGTCAACGCAGAGAACATCTACGTCAAACCTGGGCAGAAATCACAG gTGTACCTGGGAGGATACTGCCATGCCTTCAGGTACCGTCCAGGAGGCCAGCATGTGGAATATCGCGAGTCCAGCAGAATGCCACATGAGGGCGCCATGGAGTTCATCAGCCTGGACATACACAAAggagcag CCCCGTCTCGTCGCAGTGACCTGCAGTCTCTGGGTTACTGCATGTTGCTGTGGCACACGGGAACGCTGCCGTGGTCTGAACTCCACCATCCGAAGCTGGTGACCGCCGAGAAACAGag gTATATGAAAGACGTGAGAGCCTTGCTGAGAGACTGCTTTGGGAAGAGGGAAGTTTCAG GTGCATTTCAGAGCTTCCTGACAGCAGTGATGTCTCTGCAGTACACGGAGGAACCAAACTACTCCATGCTGAAGACTGGACTCAGTGCTGCCCTGCAGCAGCTGGGAGGGTCGGTGGAGCAGCCTCTCAATTTACCCATAT AA
- the vrk3 gene encoding inactive serine/threonine-protein kinase VRK3 isoform X5, with protein MFVNLAEVTRMPFHFCPQCGTKLQPDFRFCPSCGEKLPSSPDEAGLKISAVSLKEETKTAVTNTSPPSTFTSQGRKTPSPLSPRSSLRRTHKSLEQETPAKSNEPSSSPVKKDKTKAGQGVGSQTSDPKKQIDTVKAKPEAKPISEAGSPSAVKSPRQVRGKGKLSSPVKNEAAAGRIVSDETATEESKMERSVSFKFLSKTVTGGWSKSKKAKHASSPEPLPEGEQLTDQSGKTWKLIKLIDQNMTELLYEAAQPSSEKADHILKLGAKDGKIFNEQNFLQRAAKSASVEKWIKQNKLDFLGIPPCVGFGLHADLYRFLVFPDMGCSLQSILEEENELLSEMAVLQLACRILDVLEFIHSKEYVHADVNAENIYVKPGQKSQVYLGGYCHAFRYRPGGQHVEYRESSRMPHEGAMEFISLDIHKGAGLSGSLPACPRCHKGPHPVNH; from the exons ATGTTTGTTAACCTAGCTGAAGTTACAAG GATGCCTTTCCATTTTTGCCCACAGTGTGGGACGAAGCTACAGCCTGATTTCCGATTCTGCCCGTCATGTGGAGAGAAACTTCCCAGCTCTCCTGATGAAGCTGGACTCAAGATTTCAGCTGTTTCtttaaaggaagaaacaaaaacagctgtaACTAACACAAGCCCTCCTTCAACTTTCACCT CCCAGGGCCGTAAAACTCCATCTCCACTTTCACCTCGATCTTCTCTGAGAAGGACCCATAAAAGCCTGGAGCAGGAAACTCCTGCCAAATCCAACGAGCCTTCATCATCTCCAGTCAAAAAGGACAAGACTAAAG CAGGTCAGGGTGTCGGGAGTCAAACCTCTGATCCAAAGAAGCAAATCGACACAGTCAAAGCTAAACCAGAGGCAAAACCCATCTCAGAGGCCGGATCCCCTTCTGCTGTGAAATCTCCTCGACAGG TCAGGGGAAAAGGGAAACTTTCAAGCCCCGTTAAAAATGAAGCAGCAGCGGGAAGGATCGTATCGGATGAAACGGCAACAGAGGAATCAAAGATGGAGCGCTCCGTTTCCTTCAAGTTTCTATCGAAGA CAGTAACAGGAGGGTGGAGCAAATCGAAGAAGGCGAAGCACGCGTCCTCGCCGGAGCCGCTGCCGGAAGGCGAGCAGCTGACAGATCAGTCGGGCAAGACGTGGAAACTGATCAAGCTGATTGATCAGAACATGACAGAACTCCTGTACGAAG CGGCTCAACCCAGTTCAGAAAAAGCCGATCACATCCTCAAACTG ggagctaaagatgggaAAATCTTCAATGAGCAGAACTTCCTGCAAAGAGCTGCTAAATCTGCATCAG TGGAGAAGTGGATCAAGCAGAACAAACTGGATTTTCTGGGCATCCCCCCCTGTGTTGGTTTTGGTCTTCATGCAGACCTATATAG GTTTCTGGTTTTCCCCGACATGGGCTGCTCCCTCCAATCCATCTTAGAGGAAGAAAACGAGCTTCTCTCTGAGATGGCCGTTCTCCAGCTTGCCTGTAGGATA CTTGATGTGCTGGAGTTCATCCATTCAAAAGAGTACGTTCATGCTGACGTCAACGCAGAGAACATCTACGTCAAACCTGGGCAGAAATCACAG gTGTACCTGGGAGGATACTGCCATGCCTTCAGGTACCGTCCAGGAGGCCAGCATGTGGAATATCGCGAGTCCAGCAGAATGCCACATGAGGGCGCCATGGAGTTCATCAGCCTGGACATACACAAAggagcag GTCTAAGTGGTTCATTACCAGCATGTCCGAGATGTCACAAAGGACCACATCCTGTCAACCATTAG